The genomic stretch ACATGGCAAAAGGTATCTGATCGAGTAGCTCCTAAGAAAAGCGTATGGGTTAGAAAACAGGTTAATGCTGAAGATTATTATGTATGGAAAACAGAGGTCCATGAATAGGGTCGGATCTCAATGCCCATATTATAATAAATTCTCGACAATTATTTACAAATAGCGGGTGGTGACAGGCACTCGCTATTTCTATAAAATGAATAAATTAATGGAAAGCCCCTATACTATTTTGTATATATATGTAAAAACGCATTCTAGAAAGAACAGTACTAAAAACAGTTTCGGAGTAAGGAAAAGTTGTATGTTACGCTACGTATAAAAACCGGAAGATCAATCCCTTTAACCGTTCGGAAGTAGGAGATAAGTAATGAACATTGGTATCGTTATCGTACTAGCGTTACTTGCCTTATGGAAAGCTGATTGGAAAAATTGGGAGAAATACTACCCAACTATGCTATATATCGCATTAGCCGCCTCTGTTTATGAAATCATTGCTTATGAGAAATTTCATTTGTGGGATTTTAAAGAGAGTATCATTCTCACTAAAGTAATGGTTCATTTTATACATAATTTACTCATAAATCCTCTCGTTGTCTTGCTCTTTTTATCGAATTATCCTTCGAGTGGAAGCGAAATTATCTACAATGCAAAATGGGTGGTAGGATTTTGGATTGTTGAATGTTTGGTATCAACTACCGATGCAATTACTTATCATAATGGATGGAATTTGGGTTGGTCCTTATTATTTCTTATCGTTATGTTTCCAATGGTTCGTCTTCATCACCTTAACAAAAGCCTCGCACTGCCTTTTTCTATCGGAATTTCATTACTCCTTTTACTTCTATTTGATTACATCTAGTAAAGCATTCATTAGATAAGAGACACTAGTTGGCTGAACGAAAGTGGTTACAAGATAAATAAATTTAATAAAGACAGTCATCAATATGCAGGTATTGTTGACTGTCTTTTCCTATGAATGGAAAACGTCTATACTTGGTGATGTAGTAAATGTTAGTAAAGGGGAACGTTCGATGCAGTTATTCTTATCAAATAAATCATCTGCTTTTATTGAAACCATGGCAATTGGATTACTAGGATCACTTTTGTTTCATTTTCTTCATGCGCCTCTTCCCTGGATGCTTGGTCCGTTAACTGGAGTAACGATCTGGCATTTTAGTACAGGAAGAACGCTCTATTGGCCGACTCCATTACGAAACATAGCTCTACTTTTAATTGGTT from Bacillus sp. Cs-700 encodes the following:
- a CDS encoding CBO0543 family protein, whose translation is MNIGIVIVLALLALWKADWKNWEKYYPTMLYIALAASVYEIIAYEKFHLWDFKESIILTKVMVHFIHNLLINPLVVLLFLSNYPSSGSEIIYNAKWVVGFWIVECLVSTTDAITYHNGWNLGWSLLFLIVMFPMVRLHHLNKSLALPFSIGISLLLLLLFDYI